A window from Bacteroidota bacterium encodes these proteins:
- a CDS encoding endonuclease, producing MSPLLVHTRGATRLAARTLTACALVALLGFVISPATQAQTVLYPGLEGQSLMDAIRADFTPANTLGYGPARDSLYAYEQREKGAVCGIYTQYCIQLTPGADPSTDAFGKNINAEHTYPQSLGAGSEPARSDMHSLFPARANVNSSRSNHPFAEIPDDEADAWYRDAASQSNTPTTDSEAWSEKSNSHPDPAYSGRFEPREGRAGDVARAVFYFYAIYPSADASFFAVQKDDLVQWHYQDPADQTERDRSAWIAVRQGGENPFVLDSTLARRAFGLPAGGIDGSGTLAGSGTPSEPGASPFVWVNEVHYDNNGPDTGEGIEVAGPAGTDLTGYTLALYNGDNGTAYRTVTLAGVVADQQGGYGTVWFPVRLQNGLARKPPQGSPDGLALVDPDGGVLQFLSYEGTLTATRGPASGMTSTDLGVEQGVATPAGYSLQVGGSGNPAQTTADDFVWEAAQVATPGMPNANQTLGDGLAPAPEVVLWINELHYDNSGADRDEGVEVAGTAGADLTGYTLALYNGNGGAVYQTRALSGTLDAEGGGLGAAWFAISGLQNGSPDGLALVDPDGAVLQFLSYEGTLTAIDGSAVGLTSTDIGVQETSGTQESQSLQLVGTGTSYADFTWAAAQQHTRGSENRGQTFGQGAAARIAQGAQPADASVYPNPATTTARLVLDFAEPEAAVQVEVFDLLGRRLMALDQVPHSGLDLDVRGWVPGVYIVRARSEAARTTLRFTVSR from the coding sequence ATGTCTCCGCTCTTGGTACATACCCGCGGCGCAACAAGGCTCGCCGCCCGCACCCTCACCGCCTGTGCCCTTGTGGCCCTCCTCGGGTTCGTGATCTCCCCAGCTACCCAGGCACAGACCGTGCTCTACCCGGGTCTCGAAGGTCAGTCGCTCATGGATGCCATCCGTGCTGACTTCACGCCAGCCAACACGCTCGGCTATGGCCCCGCCCGCGACTCGCTGTACGCCTACGAGCAGCGCGAGAAGGGGGCGGTCTGTGGGATCTACACGCAGTACTGCATCCAACTCACCCCCGGCGCTGATCCGTCCACGGACGCCTTTGGCAAGAACATCAACGCGGAGCACACCTACCCGCAGTCCTTAGGGGCGGGTAGCGAGCCCGCTCGGAGCGACATGCACAGCCTGTTCCCGGCGCGGGCCAACGTCAACTCCTCGCGAAGTAACCACCCGTTCGCCGAGATCCCCGACGATGAGGCAGACGCGTGGTACCGCGACGCCGCGTCTCAGAGCAACACGCCGACGACCGACAGCGAGGCGTGGAGCGAAAAGTCCAACAGCCACCCCGATCCCGCCTACTCGGGGCGGTTTGAGCCGCGCGAAGGGCGCGCTGGCGATGTGGCCCGGGCCGTTTTCTATTTCTACGCCATCTATCCGTCTGCCGACGCCTCCTTCTTCGCGGTCCAGAAGGACGACCTCGTGCAGTGGCACTATCAGGATCCTGCCGACCAGACAGAGCGTGATCGCTCCGCTTGGATTGCCGTGCGCCAGGGCGGGGAGAATCCGTTTGTGCTCGACTCCACGCTCGCGCGTCGCGCGTTCGGGCTACCGGCTGGTGGCATCGATGGGTCTGGAACCCTGGCTGGATCTGGGACCCCGTCTGAGCCGGGCGCCAGTCCGTTCGTGTGGGTCAACGAGGTGCACTACGACAACAACGGCCCGGACACCGGCGAAGGCATCGAGGTCGCCGGGCCTGCCGGGACCGACCTCACGGGCTATACGCTCGCGCTCTACAACGGGGACAACGGTACGGCGTACCGGACGGTCACGCTCGCTGGCGTGGTCGCGGACCAGCAGGGCGGCTATGGCACGGTCTGGTTTCCGGTCCGACTGCAGAACGGGCTCGCCAGGAAGCCGCCGCAGGGGAGCCCCGACGGGCTCGCGCTCGTGGACCCAGACGGCGGGGTGCTGCAGTTTCTCTCCTACGAGGGCACCCTCACCGCCACCAGAGGGCCTGCGTCGGGGATGACCTCGACGGACCTCGGTGTGGAGCAAGGCGTCGCGACGCCTGCGGGCTACAGCCTCCAAGTCGGCGGTAGCGGCAATCCAGCCCAGACGACCGCAGACGATTTCGTGTGGGAGGCGGCGCAGGTGGCCACGCCGGGAATGCCGAACGCCAACCAGACGCTCGGCGACGGCTTGGCTCCCGCTCCTGAGGTCGTGCTCTGGATCAACGAACTGCACTACGACAACTCCGGCGCGGACCGCGACGAGGGCGTGGAGGTGGCAGGCACGGCCGGGGCCGACCTCACGGGCTACACGCTCGCGTTGTATAACGGCAACGGCGGAGCGGTCTACCAGACGCGCGCGCTATCGGGCACGCTCGATGCCGAAGGCGGTGGGCTCGGCGCCGCATGGTTCGCCATAAGCGGGCTCCAGAACGGCAGCCCTGACGGGCTCGCGCTCGTGGACCCAGACGGTGCCGTCCTTCAGTTTCTCTCCTACGAGGGCACTCTTACGGCAATAGACGGCTCAGCGGTCGGGCTCACGTCGACAGACATCGGCGTGCAAGAGACGAGCGGCACCCAAGAGAGCCAGAGTCTCCAACTCGTGGGGACAGGGACTAGCTACGCCGACTTTACGTGGGCGGCGGCTCAGCAACACACACGCGGCTCTGAAAACCGGGGGCAGACCTTCGGGCAGGGCGCGGCGGCCCGGATAGCGCAGGGGGCACAGCCCGCCGACGCCTCGGTCTACCCGAACCCGGCGACGACCACAGCGCGCCTGGTGCTCGACTTCGCCGAGCCCGAGGCCGCAGTGCAGGTCGAGGTCTTCGACCTGCTAGGCCGCCGCCTCATGGCCCTCGATCAGGTCCCTCACAGCGGCCTCGACCTCGACGTGCGAGGGTGGGTACCGGGCGTCTACATCGTACGGGCACGGAGCGAAGCGGCGCGTACGACTCTTCGCTTCACCGTGTCGCGCTAG
- a CDS encoding universal stress protein, whose translation MLHYRTILYPVDVAAPAGAAQPLAFELGRRAERIRLLYVDSILGSASHVQHARHRLEALGAEAPCPVDVAVTHAMTPSTAILEHAAAPDVDLVVMDTHGRRGLARFVLGSVAREVVRGAPCPVVTARPGAEEAVLPTLAGGSVLVAIDFSEASAEAVRQASDLADALAARVDVLHVPARVNLDGPVAESPPDPGHTVRAARAYRVRAFARAALDGTRHEGADRLGDIWVETGAPADVIVRTATDRASGLVVLGTKGLCGVGRLVEGSIAEAVVAAAPCPVLTVKTPARYAELGVAQHAHLPPPRAPSASVR comes from the coding sequence ATGCTCCACTACCGCACCATTTTGTACCCCGTCGATGTCGCAGCGCCTGCCGGGGCTGCCCAGCCCCTAGCCTTTGAGCTAGGTCGGCGCGCCGAGCGCATCCGTCTGCTCTACGTCGACTCTATCCTGGGCAGCGCCAGCCACGTGCAGCATGCCCGGCACCGCCTCGAAGCGCTCGGGGCTGAGGCCCCATGCCCCGTCGACGTGGCAGTGACCCATGCGATGACCCCGAGTACGGCCATCCTGGAGCATGCGGCGGCCCCCGACGTCGACCTCGTGGTGATGGACACCCACGGGCGACGCGGGCTCGCGCGCTTCGTGCTCGGCAGCGTGGCACGCGAGGTCGTGCGGGGTGCCCCGTGCCCCGTCGTGACTGCGCGGCCTGGTGCCGAGGAGGCGGTCCTGCCGACGCTAGCTGGCGGGTCGGTGCTCGTCGCCATCGACTTCTCCGAGGCCTCGGCGGAGGCCGTGCGCCAGGCCTCCGATCTAGCAGATGCCCTCGCCGCGCGCGTGGACGTGCTCCACGTACCCGCACGGGTCAACCTCGACGGCCCGGTCGCGGAGAGCCCACCCGACCCTGGACACACTGTCCGGGCGGCGCGCGCCTACCGGGTGCGTGCGTTTGCTCGTGCCGCGCTGGATGGGACGCGCCACGAGGGTGCCGACCGGCTCGGAGACATCTGGGTCGAGACGGGCGCCCCCGCCGACGTGATCGTGCGCACGGCGACGGACCGCGCGAGCGGCCTCGTGGTGCTCGGCACGAAGGGCCTCTGCGGCGTCGGCCGCCTCGTCGAGGGCAGCATCGCGGAGGCCGTCGTGGCCGCCGCTCCCTGCCCCGTGCTCACGGTCAAGACGCCCGCCCGCTACGCGGAACTCGGTGTGGCTCAGCACGCGCATCTACCGCCCCCGCGCGCGCCGTCCGCATCCGTGCGCTGA
- a CDS encoding universal stress protein — MLQIRRLLFPTDFSDCAESAYRHASYLANHFGAELHVLHVIEEGRDDPGDWVADLRITPLDIAIDLDLPVEPQAKGMPPARFVSATETAPRAGPAILRYADAHEIDLIVMGTHGRRGMRRFVMGSVAEEVMQTAPCPVFTIGGGKACQEAWTIRHVLAPVDFSEHARASARHAAALAKAYGASLTLVTVVDMAVLPTASAPYLDVYHIPTDDLEARAQRLLDEQAAALRREFPELPPITAYVQIGRPASAIVEVAEEVMADCLVMGSHGRTGMERLLMGSVSGEVVRSAPCPVFVVKSFGRKLLPLAKAATSAPAVAFGESAVTLDAGERVAEEQDTSIAGS, encoded by the coding sequence ATGCTCCAGATCCGCCGCCTTCTCTTCCCGACCGACTTCTCCGACTGTGCCGAGTCTGCCTACCGGCACGCCTCCTACCTCGCCAACCACTTCGGCGCAGAGCTCCACGTCCTCCATGTGATCGAGGAGGGCCGTGACGACCCCGGCGACTGGGTCGCCGATCTTCGAATCACCCCGCTCGACATTGCCATCGACCTCGATCTCCCCGTGGAGCCCCAAGCCAAGGGAATGCCGCCTGCCCGCTTCGTGAGTGCCACCGAGACCGCGCCGCGCGCAGGCCCGGCGATCTTGCGCTACGCGGACGCGCACGAGATCGACCTCATCGTGATGGGGACCCATGGACGGCGTGGTATGCGGCGGTTCGTGATGGGCAGCGTCGCGGAGGAAGTGATGCAGACCGCCCCGTGCCCCGTGTTCACCATTGGCGGGGGTAAGGCATGCCAGGAGGCGTGGACGATTCGCCACGTCCTTGCTCCGGTGGACTTCTCCGAGCACGCTCGGGCATCCGCACGCCATGCGGCGGCCCTCGCCAAGGCCTACGGGGCCTCGCTTACGCTCGTCACCGTCGTAGACATGGCGGTGCTTCCAACGGCATCGGCTCCGTACCTGGATGTCTACCACATTCCGACGGACGACCTGGAGGCCCGCGCGCAGCGGCTCCTTGATGAGCAGGCGGCCGCGCTCCGCCGCGAGTTTCCCGAGCTCCCCCCGATCACCGCCTATGTGCAGATCGGCCGCCCGGCGAGTGCCATCGTGGAGGTGGCTGAGGAGGTCATGGCCGACTGCCTCGTGATGGGGAGCCACGGCCGGACGGGCATGGAGCGCCTGTTGATGGGCAGCGTCTCCGGCGAAGTCGTGCGGAGCGCCCCGTGCCCGGTCTTCGTCGTGAAGAGCTTCGGGCGGAAACTCCTCCCTCTAGCAAAAGCCGCCACGTCCGCGCCTGCTGTTGCGTTCGGCGAGTCCGCTGTCACCCTTGATGCCGGGGAGCGAGTCGCGGAAGAGCAGGACACGTCCATCGCCGGATCCTAG
- a CDS encoding nitroreductase, whose product MMVTYTSSTDPWVIDPTAFPYGEDDEAKLRFLARYAALAPSSHNTQPWRFLIGDGALTLYADWSRRLPVSDPDDRELTLSCGAALFFLRIAAMRYGRTPEVQRFPDPIHPDLLAVVRLGGLCCTRPDANALFAAIPHRRTNRGPLVGAPLRPGLTDELRRAVWKEGSRLALFEDGSEKNALADLVAEGDRAQFADPAFRAELAAWVRPPAAGDGLTLHGLGVPAALDGLAPAAAAVLRRFDLGRGQAARDRELAAGAPLLGLLASREDTPLAWLRTGEALGCLLLRSQLEGMQASYLNQPIQVPALREEVERTFCPGWRPQVLLRLGFGATVPPSARRPFDDVVR is encoded by the coding sequence ATGATGGTCACGTACACCTCCTCCACGGACCCCTGGGTCATCGATCCCACCGCCTTCCCGTATGGGGAGGACGACGAGGCCAAGCTGCGCTTTCTCGCGCGGTACGCCGCTCTGGCGCCGTCAAGCCACAACACGCAGCCCTGGCGGTTCCTGATCGGCGACGGCGCACTCACCCTCTATGCCGACTGGAGCCGCCGCCTGCCGGTGTCGGACCCGGACGACCGCGAACTCACGCTCAGCTGCGGCGCAGCGCTGTTCTTCCTCCGCATCGCTGCAATGCGCTACGGCCGGACGCCCGAGGTGCAACGTTTCCCCGATCCCATTCACCCCGATCTGCTGGCGGTGGTGCGTCTCGGAGGGCTGTGCTGCACGAGGCCCGACGCTAACGCCCTCTTCGCAGCGATCCCGCACCGACGCACCAACCGCGGGCCACTCGTGGGCGCGCCGCTCCGTCCAGGGCTGACCGATGAGCTCCGGCGCGCGGTCTGGAAGGAGGGAAGCCGCCTCGCCCTCTTCGAGGACGGTTCAGAGAAGAACGCTCTCGCCGACCTAGTGGCTGAGGGCGACCGAGCGCAGTTCGCCGACCCAGCGTTCCGCGCAGAACTCGCTGCATGGGTCCGCCCCCCGGCCGCGGGCGACGGGCTCACGTTGCACGGCCTCGGCGTGCCTGCCGCGCTCGACGGGTTAGCCCCCGCTGCTGCTGCGGTGCTTCGACGTTTCGACTTGGGACGTGGGCAGGCTGCGCGCGATCGCGAACTTGCTGCGGGTGCGCCGCTGCTCGGTCTGCTCGCCTCGCGGGAGGACACCCCGCTAGCCTGGCTGCGAACGGGGGAGGCGCTCGGATGTCTGCTCCTACGATCCCAGCTCGAAGGGATGCAGGCGTCGTATCTCAATCAGCCCATCCAGGTCCCGGCGCTCCGCGAGGAAGTCGAGCGGACGTTCTGCCCCGGTTGGCGCCCCCAGGTGCTGCTGCGCCTCGGCTTCGGGGCGACGGTCCCGCCCTCGGCGCGGCGGCCGTTCGACGACGTGGTGCGTTGA
- a CDS encoding efflux RND transporter periplasmic adaptor subunit, translating into MSIRKRLLLITAAAVLVLVLLWAFRPQPERVETATVAPGPLLVTIDAEGIAQVEERYVVAAPVSGFAQRVTHEVGDAVQAGEVLAVLEPVPTTPLDARTQAELRARVQAAEAAMRSAEAQAAAARSQATLAAATRDRMRPLAADSILAAVELDRYEAEARQAADAQAAAEAAVEATRQELRAVRALLQSSAGARGGGAVAVRAPAGGAVLAVHHESEGVVAAGQPLVEVGDPSALEVVADVLSEEATRLAPAMRALVEAGGQTAEGRVREVEPVAFTDVSALGVEEQRVFVHVDLTEAAQAETPLRLGHGYRVRVRFVEWEDDDALRVPMSALFEQDGGWAVFAVEEGRARVTPVEVGYRAGLWAEVAAGLDAGALVVTHPSDDLADGLRVETD; encoded by the coding sequence ATGTCGATCCGCAAACGCCTCCTCCTGATCACCGCCGCTGCTGTGCTGGTGCTGGTCCTGCTCTGGGCGTTCCGCCCGCAGCCCGAGCGTGTCGAGACGGCCACCGTCGCGCCGGGCCCGCTACTCGTCACCATCGATGCCGAGGGCATCGCGCAGGTCGAGGAGCGCTACGTCGTCGCTGCGCCCGTGTCTGGGTTCGCGCAGCGCGTAACCCACGAGGTCGGCGACGCCGTCCAAGCGGGCGAGGTACTTGCCGTGCTGGAACCCGTCCCAACGACGCCGCTCGACGCACGGACCCAAGCCGAACTGCGTGCGCGCGTTCAGGCCGCCGAGGCCGCGATGCGATCCGCCGAGGCGCAGGCCGCCGCCGCTCGCTCGCAGGCCACCCTCGCTGCTGCCACCCGCGACCGGATGCGCCCGCTCGCCGCCGACTCGATCCTCGCTGCTGTCGAACTCGACCGCTACGAGGCCGAGGCGCGCCAGGCTGCCGACGCACAGGCCGCCGCCGAGGCTGCCGTCGAGGCCACCCGCCAGGAACTGAGGGCGGTGCGAGCGTTGCTGCAGTCCAGCGCTGGAGCCCGGGGAGGCGGGGCCGTCGCCGTACGCGCTCCGGCGGGCGGGGCTGTGCTCGCCGTCCACCATGAGAGCGAGGGCGTGGTCGCAGCCGGTCAGCCGCTCGTGGAGGTCGGCGACCCATCTGCACTGGAGGTCGTAGCCGACGTGCTCTCGGAGGAAGCCACGCGGCTCGCCCCGGCCATGCGGGCGCTCGTGGAGGCGGGCGGCCAGACGGCCGAAGGGCGCGTGCGCGAAGTCGAGCCTGTCGCCTTCACCGACGTGTCCGCGCTCGGCGTCGAGGAGCAGCGGGTGTTCGTCCACGTGGACCTCACCGAGGCCGCACAGGCCGAGACGCCGCTCCGGCTGGGCCACGGCTACCGCGTTCGCGTCCGGTTCGTCGAGTGGGAGGATGACGACGCGCTGCGCGTACCGATGAGCGCGCTCTTCGAGCAGGACGGCGGCTGGGCCGTCTTCGCCGTCGAGGAGGGACGCGCCCGGGTGACGCCCGTAGAGGTAGGGTACCGCGCGGGCCTGTGGGCCGAGGTAGCCGCAGGTCTGGACGCAGGCGCCCTTGTGGTGACGCACCCCAGCGACGACCTAGCCGATGGCCTGCGCGTGGAGACGGACTGA